From a region of the Pleuronectes platessa chromosome 22, fPlePla1.1, whole genome shotgun sequence genome:
- the myf6 gene encoding myogenic factor 6 yields the protein MPQSHCHNKGEGRNNMMDLFETNTYLFSDLRYLEEGDHGPLQHLDIAGVSPLYNGDDSPLSPGQDHNIPSETGGESSEEEHVLAPPGLRAHCEGQCLMWACKVCKRRSAPPDRRKAATLRERRRLKKINEAFEALKRKTVSNPNQRLPKVEILRSAISYIERLQELLQTLDEQEEKPQHGSTLNSKEHSAAGQPYLWKKSSEPWLTSADHSTAAAMTALREGTGGSSGSSSLLHLSSIVDSISHDEKISSSVLEN from the exons ATGCCACAGTCCCACTGTCACAACAAGGGAGAGGGGCGCAACAATATGATGGACCTTTTTGAGACCAACACTTATCTTTTCAGTGATTTGCGTTATTTGGAGGAGGGGGATCATGGACCACTGCAGCACCTGGACATCGCGGGGGTGTCCCCCTTGTACAACGGGGACGACAGCCCGCTGTCCCCGGGCCAGGACCATAATATTCCGTCCGAGACCGGGGGGGAGAGCAGCGAGGAGGAACACGTCCTCGCGCCGCCGGGGCTCCGCGCGCACTGCGAGGGCCAGTGCCTCATGTGGGCCTGCAAGGTCTGCAAGAGGCGGTCCGCGCCCCCGGACCGGCGCAAGGCGGCCACGCtgcgggagaggaggaggctgaagaaGATCAACGAGGCCTTCGAGGCGCTGAAGAGGAAGACCGTGTCCAACCCCAACCAGCGGCTGCCCAAGGTGGAGATTTTACGCAGCGCCATCAGCTACATCGAGCGGctccaggagctgctgcagacgctggacgagcaggaggagaaacccCAACACGGATCAACACTTAACTCTAAAGAACACAGT GCCGCCGGTCAGCCCTACCTCTGGAAAAAGTCCTCTGAGCCCTGGCTGACCTCTGCTGACCATTCCACCGCCGCGGCAATGACAGCCCTGAGAGAAG GAACCGGTGGGTCCTCGGGTTCCTCCAGCctcctgcatctgtcctccaTCGTGGACAGCATCTCCCACGACGAGAAGATCAGCTCCAGCGTCCTGGAGAACTGA
- the myf5 gene encoding myogenic factor 5, whose protein sequence is MDVFSPSQVYYDRACASSPDSLDFGPGMELTGSDEDEHVRVPGASPHQPGHCLQWACKACKRKSSFTDRRRAATMRERRRLKKVNHAFEALRRCTSANPSQRLPKVEILRNAIHYIESLQELLQEQVENYYALPGGSGSEPGSPLSSCSDGMADGNSPLWHQLNANYSSGYSYAKNECDKAAGASSLQCLSSIVDRLSAVESSCGPPALRDMPTFSPGSTDSQPCTPESPGSRPVYHVL, encoded by the exons ATGGACGTCTTCTCACCATCCCAGGTCTACTACGACAGAGCATGTGCCTCCTCTCCCGACAGCCTGGACTTCGGCCCCGGCATGGAGCTCACCGGCTCCGATGAGGACGAGCACGTCAGGGTCCCCGGAGCCTCGCCTCACCAGCCGGGACACTGCCTCCAGTGGGCCTGCAAGGCCTGCAAGCGAAAGTCCAGCTTCACGGACCGCAGGCGGGCCGCCACCATGCGAGAGCGCCGGCGGCTGAAGAAGGTCAACCACGCTTTCGAGGCGCTGCGCCGCTGCACCTCGGCGAACCCCAGCCAGCGCCTGCCCAAGGTGGAGATCCTGCGCAACGCCATCCACTACATCGAGAGCCTGCAGGAGCTGCTACAAGAGCAGGTGGAAAACTACTACGCTCTGCCTGGAGGGAGCGGCTCGGAGCCTGGGAGTCCACTGTCCAGCTGCTCTGACGGCATG GCCGACGGCAACAGTCCCTTGTGGCACCAGTTGAATGCAAACTACAGCAGCGGCTACTCGTATGCAAAGAACG AATGCGATAAAGCCGCCGGAGCCTCCAGTCTCCAGTGTCTCTCCAGCATCGTGGACCGCCTCTCCGCCGTGGAGTCGAGCTGCGGCCCCCCCGCCCTGAGGGACATGCCCACCTTCTCCCCCGGCAGCACCGACTCGCAGCCCTGCACGCCGGAGAGCCCCGGGTCCAGGCCGGTTTACCACGTCCTGTGA